The genomic stretch TAATGCAGACCCGCCTGTCTGTAGAATAATGGATTATGGAAAATTCCGTTATCAACAGAGCAAGAAAGAGAAGCAAAGTAAAAAAAAGCAGCATGTAATACAGGTTAAAGAGATAAGGCTTAGGCCGAATATAGAAGAGCATGATATAGAATTTAAAATGAAGCAGGCAAGAAAATTTATTAATGCCGGCCATCATTTAAGAATAAGAATACTTTTTAGAGGCAGACAGCTTGCCTATCCTGAACTTGGGAAAAATATAATAAAGAGAGTTCAGCAGGATCTTGAGGATATTGCAAAAATGGAAAAAGATCCTCATCATGAAGGGCGATGTCTTGTTGCAAATTTTGTTAAAAAATAATTTACAGGAGCTTTAAATGCCTAAAATCAGAACAAACAGGGGTGCGGCTAAACGCTTTAAACTTACAGGAAATAAAAAAATTAAAAGAAGTAAGGCGTATGCAAGTCATATCCTTACTAAAAAAAGCAACACAAGAAAGAGAAATTTACGCAAATCTACACTTGTAGCTCCATCTGAAGAGAGGCGTGTAAAAAGAATGCTTGCACAATAAATAATTGATATTAAGAGTTGAAAGGATTTTATAGATGCCCAGAGCAAAAAATGCAGTTGCTTCAAGAAAAAGAAGAAAAAAAATACTTAAAGCTGCAAAAGGATACAGAGGCGGCAAAAGCAGATTATTAAAAACAGCAAAAGAAGC from bacterium encodes the following:
- the infC gene encoding translation initiation factor IF-3, with protein sequence MRVIGPEGDQIGIISLEQALQEAQKHNLDLVEIAANADPPVCRIMDYGKFRYQQSKKEKQSKKKQHVIQVKEIRLRPNIEEHDIEFKMKQARKFINAGHHLRIRILFRGRQLAYPELGKNIIKRVQQDLEDIAKMEKDPHHEGRCLVANFVKK
- the rpmI gene encoding 50S ribosomal protein L35, with amino-acid sequence MPKIRTNRGAAKRFKLTGNKKIKRSKAYASHILTKKSNTRKRNLRKSTLVAPSEERRVKRMLAQ